Part of the Halopenitus persicus genome is shown below.
TTGTTCCCGCAGCAACCGATGTCGACGAACTCCTCGGTCACGTCGCCGACGGCGACCTCGCCGAGCGTCCGGCGGAAATACCCCCGATAGCGGTCGGTATCGATCTGTGAGCGGACCCAGCCGCTCACGCCCTCCGGCAGCGAGAGGACGACCCGCGTCGCGGTCGGTCGCGCCGACGTGGCGGTCGCCGTCGAGTCGGTTAGGTCGTTGTGTGACATAGTCACTCATACGAGGTGGCGGGAGTAACGCCTTTCGGCGATCGACCGACGTCGTGCGGGCGATGAGGACCGACCGACGTCGTGGCTGGCGATAAGAAAGCTTATTCGGCGCGCAGCCGGACCCCGGAAACATATGGTAGCGATCGAGGTACCGGAGGTCGAGTACACGGACTACACCAACCGTCAGCTGGTCGCGATCCCGCTCGCGGTCCTGGCGGTGGCGCTGCTGATCCTCGGCGGGTGGTACCTCGCGACGGGTGCCCCGGCGGATCTGGGCGTCGAGTTCACGGGCGGCGCAGAACTGCGACTGTCGGCGTCCGAGACGTCGGATCTCGAGATGGGAACCCCCGAGGCACGCGCGCAACTCGAGGACCCGGACACCTTCTCGATCGAACCTTCCTCGATCCAATACGTGCCGGGCGACGAGACGTACATCGTGACGTTCCGTCAGGAGGACCTTCCGGAGGATAGCGAAAGCGGCGATTTCGACTTCGGTGATATCGCGGGCGAGGCCGAGGACGCCGGCTTCACGGTCACCGGCGAGGACATCGTCTCCCCGAGCTACGGCAGCGGCGTGCAGATCCAGGCGCTCGGCGGCGTCGTGATCGCGTTCCTCGGGATGAGCGT
Proteins encoded:
- the secF gene encoding protein translocase subunit SecF — translated: MVAIEVPEVEYTDYTNRQLVAIPLAVLAVALLILGGWYLATGAPADLGVEFTGGAELRLSASETSDLEMGTPEARAQLEDPDTFSIEPSSIQYVPGDETYIVTFRQEDLPEDSESGDFDFGDIAGEAEDAGFTVTGEDIVSPSYGSGVQIQALGGVVIAFLGMSVLVFAMFRTFVPSIAVVISAFSDIVIPVAVMNLLGIEMTLGTVAALLMIIGYSVDSDILLNNSVLRRTGDFYESVQRAMRTGVTMTITSIAAMIVMAIVAWIFGIDLLRNIGIILAVGLCADLMNTYLLNVSLLRWYSFEGVRR